In the Methylophilus sp. 5 genome, one interval contains:
- a CDS encoding cell division protein ZipA C-terminal FtsZ-binding domain-containing protein — MSDLWMILVLLGVSIVLAVVVFNWWQEKKYRRDVEYRFSHTRGDVLETESAAAKASDSPNTDAAKKEPLKKASTEKNTVSEDVEGWMSEPRVRQSTISQASKVEPDFTLGESAKAKINAATTATFDKNGLNLNKPASQAPASVAAKVTQAKAEPVNVEPPKVERQKVEPAMFARPEPTAPVAQSFDDIDQAPAFEPPALDFAQALAADEDEAAFAHPVQIEEPALPVAVNSCMDWIGLIDAPLGVMLAELEDMQAEVRTFQQHATLWAQSSTSGDWQDVLALDAKAMQDQTPASQVACSLQLADRGGPVDEDTLKRFQKSMETLARALGLTVGWQGGYEPSEQAQSIDGFCIEVDKAVEFHVLANQGMFHATKLRGLAEACGMQLSADGRFELFNTDGQLAFSVRNYEGKPFSAEMLKTAVMTGVTFQLDIPTTPNSLQVFDHMVDIAANMASSLSGSMIDVNRKAIGDAQLDKIRQQLKNISNAMAAQGITPGSSHAKRLFS, encoded by the coding sequence ATGTCTGATTTGTGGATGATATTGGTGTTGCTTGGGGTCAGCATCGTTCTGGCAGTGGTTGTTTTTAACTGGTGGCAGGAGAAAAAATATCGCAGAGACGTTGAGTATCGTTTTAGCCATACCCGCGGTGATGTGCTGGAAACTGAGTCTGCGGCTGCCAAAGCGAGCGATTCTCCCAACACGGATGCTGCTAAAAAAGAGCCGCTGAAAAAAGCCAGCACTGAAAAAAATACGGTGTCAGAAGACGTCGAAGGCTGGATGTCTGAGCCACGCGTGCGCCAATCAACGATCAGTCAGGCCAGTAAGGTTGAGCCCGATTTTACGCTGGGTGAATCTGCTAAAGCGAAAATTAATGCGGCGACCACGGCGACCTTCGATAAAAATGGCCTCAATTTAAATAAACCAGCCAGTCAAGCGCCAGCATCTGTGGCTGCGAAAGTGACTCAAGCCAAGGCTGAGCCTGTAAACGTTGAACCGCCAAAAGTTGAGCGCCAAAAGGTTGAACCAGCGATGTTTGCCAGGCCAGAGCCAACCGCCCCGGTAGCACAATCTTTTGATGACATTGACCAAGCCCCTGCTTTTGAACCGCCAGCATTAGACTTTGCCCAAGCGCTGGCAGCAGACGAAGATGAGGCCGCTTTTGCCCACCCTGTGCAGATTGAAGAGCCAGCACTGCCGGTGGCGGTGAATTCTTGTATGGATTGGATAGGCTTGATTGATGCGCCGCTAGGCGTGATGCTGGCAGAGTTGGAAGACATGCAAGCAGAAGTCAGAACGTTTCAGCAACATGCGACCTTGTGGGCGCAAAGCTCAACCAGCGGCGATTGGCAAGATGTGCTGGCGCTGGATGCCAAAGCGATGCAAGACCAAACACCAGCCAGCCAGGTTGCCTGTAGTTTGCAATTGGCTGACCGTGGTGGCCCGGTTGATGAAGACACACTGAAACGGTTTCAAAAGTCGATGGAGACCCTTGCGCGTGCGCTGGGCTTAACTGTAGGCTGGCAAGGTGGCTATGAGCCTTCTGAGCAGGCACAGTCGATTGATGGATTTTGTATTGAGGTTGATAAAGCGGTTGAGTTTCATGTGCTGGCAAACCAGGGCATGTTTCATGCGACCAAGTTGCGTGGGCTGGCTGAGGCTTGCGGCATGCAACTGAGTGCGGATGGCCGTTTTGAGCTATTTAACACAGACGGCCAGCTTGCGTTTTCTGTGCGTAACTATGAAGGTAAACCGTTTTCGGCCGAGATGCTGAAAACAGCGGTGATGACTGGTGTCACCTTTCAACTGGATATTCCGACCACGCCTAACAGCTTGCAAGTGTTTGACCACATGGTTGATATTGCAGCAAACATGGCAAGCAGCTTGAGTGGGAGCATGATTGATGTCAACCGCAAGGCTATCGGTGATGCGCAACTGGATAAAATCCGTCAGCAATTAAAAAATATCTCTAATGCCATGGCGGCGCAAGGCATCACGCCGGGCAGTAGCCACGCTAAACGCCTGTTCTCCTGA
- the ligA gene encoding NAD-dependent DNA ligase LigA, producing the protein MSAPEAALLLQQLKQRIAEYDYHYYVLDAPLVSDSEYDGLYRQLLDLEQQYPELITADSPSQRVGGLALSAFDSVQHRQAMLSLNNAFSDEEIDAFDRRVREGADVSQVDYAVEPKFDGLAITLTYEHGVFVQGATRGDGYTGENVTHNLKTIRAIPSRLSIAQPPALLEVRGEVLMLKKDFEKLNQQQTAAGAKLFANPRNAAAGSLRQLDSTITAKRPLHFFAYGLGASDGAPELHSHAEAMQYLADLRFPVSALRGVKTGAQGLRDYYAEIGEKRSRLPFDIDGVVYKVNIFALQDALGFVSRAPRWAIAHKFPAEEAVTVVEDITVQVGRTGAITPVARLKPVFVGGVTVTNATLHNEDELRRKDIHIGDTVIVRRAGDVIPEVVSAKPELRPADARVFVMPLSCPECGSHVVRPQDEAVARCTGGLICPAQRKQAITHFASRRAMDIEGLGEKLVDQLVERDLVHHLDDIYKLSLPDLCGLERMAEKSAQNVLAAISKSKQATLPRFIYALGIRNVGEATAKELAQHFGHLDALMGAEVEALMQVNDVGPIVAEAAYQFFQEPHNREVIAAMRKLGVHWADIEITTASAAFAGKTFVLTGTLPTLKRDQAQAMIEAVGGKVSGSVSAKTSYVVAGAEAGSKLEKAQQLNVPVLDESALIAMLQSSKQTPVATQETVQSSLQAPSTQPDLF; encoded by the coding sequence ATGTCTGCTCCAGAAGCTGCGCTGCTTTTACAACAGCTTAAGCAACGCATTGCCGAGTACGACTATCACTACTATGTGCTTGATGCGCCGCTGGTGAGTGATAGTGAGTACGATGGCTTATACCGTCAGTTGCTTGATCTCGAGCAACAATATCCTGAACTGATTACCGCAGACTCCCCAAGCCAGCGTGTCGGCGGTCTGGCTTTGTCTGCGTTTGACAGCGTGCAGCATCGCCAAGCCATGCTGTCGCTTAATAATGCGTTTAGTGACGAAGAAATAGATGCTTTTGATCGCCGCGTGCGTGAAGGCGCCGACGTCTCGCAAGTGGACTATGCCGTTGAGCCTAAATTCGACGGCCTGGCGATTACCCTGACTTATGAACACGGTGTGTTTGTACAAGGGGCGACCCGTGGCGATGGCTATACCGGCGAAAATGTCACACACAACCTGAAAACCATCCGCGCGATTCCCAGCCGCTTGAGTATTGCCCAGCCGCCGGCATTACTTGAAGTGCGCGGTGAAGTGTTGATGCTTAAAAAAGACTTTGAAAAGCTTAATCAGCAACAAACTGCGGCTGGTGCCAAGTTGTTTGCCAACCCGCGTAATGCGGCGGCCGGTAGCCTACGCCAGCTAGACTCAACAATCACCGCCAAGCGGCCGCTGCATTTCTTTGCCTATGGCCTGGGAGCCAGTGATGGTGCGCCCGAGCTGCATTCGCATGCTGAGGCCATGCAATACCTGGCCGATTTACGCTTTCCGGTGTCTGCGCTACGTGGCGTTAAAACAGGCGCACAGGGCTTGCGCGATTATTATGCCGAGATAGGCGAAAAGCGTAGCCGCTTGCCGTTTGATATTGATGGCGTGGTGTATAAGGTGAATATTTTTGCGCTGCAAGATGCGCTTGGCTTCGTGTCACGGGCGCCACGCTGGGCCATTGCACATAAATTCCCCGCCGAAGAAGCTGTCACCGTGGTAGAAGACATTACGGTGCAAGTGGGCCGAACTGGCGCTATTACACCAGTGGCACGTCTGAAACCGGTATTTGTCGGCGGCGTCACCGTGACTAATGCCACCTTGCATAACGAGGACGAGTTGCGACGCAAAGATATTCACATCGGTGATACTGTGATTGTGAGGCGGGCAGGGGATGTGATCCCGGAGGTGGTATCGGCCAAGCCTGAATTACGTCCGGCAGATGCTCGCGTGTTTGTCATGCCGTTGTCCTGCCCCGAGTGCGGCTCGCATGTGGTGCGGCCACAAGACGAAGCCGTGGCGCGTTGTACGGGCGGCCTGATTTGCCCGGCGCAGCGCAAACAGGCGATTACGCATTTTGCCTCCCGCCGCGCCATGGATATTGAAGGCCTGGGTGAAAAGCTGGTGGATCAACTGGTTGAGCGTGATCTGGTACATCACCTGGATGATATTTATAAACTAAGCTTGCCCGACTTGTGTGGGCTGGAGCGCATGGCCGAAAAGTCTGCGCAGAATGTGCTGGCCGCCATTAGTAAAAGCAAGCAGGCTACGCTGCCACGTTTTATTTATGCGCTAGGCATCCGCAATGTCGGTGAAGCCACGGCTAAAGAACTGGCGCAGCATTTTGGGCATTTAGACGCCTTGATGGGCGCCGAGGTTGAGGCGTTGATGCAAGTGAATGATGTGGGGCCGATTGTGGCTGAGGCAGCCTATCAGTTTTTTCAGGAGCCGCATAACCGTGAGGTAATTGCTGCCATGCGTAAGCTGGGTGTGCATTGGGCCGACATAGAGATTACCACCGCATCTGCCGCTTTTGCCGGAAAAACTTTTGTGCTCACTGGCACGCTGCCCACCCTCAAGCGCGACCAGGCACAAGCCATGATTGAAGCTGTGGGTGGTAAAGTCAGCGGTAGCGTGTCAGCCAAAACCAGCTATGTTGTGGCGGGTGCAGAGGCGGGTAGCAAGCTTGAAAAAGCACAACAGCTCAATGTTCCCGTGCTGGACGAGTCGGCGTTGATCGCCATGCTGCAATCATCCAAACAAACACCTGTGGCGACCCAGGAAACCGTGCAATCATCGCTACAAGCTCCATCAACCCAACCGGATTTATTTTAA
- a CDS encoding PEP-CTERM sorting domain-containing protein: MKSIAIKAIAMKSMVGAALSACMLAGTGMAQAATYNFNFPSYSSNVVSSVGALSATDIGYFWSVSHGDQVSETFSGSGLFGATSLDLELNITQNVLSQGASVDWDVLVNGVDVGDWTWTSTSGTGMTYLSYTFAAISGEFNSLALIVKNEVPAGLGSIALGLNTEATVSNSVVPEPDTLGFLLAGLAVISLVQRKRA; this comes from the coding sequence ATGAAATCAATCGCAATCAAAGCGATCGCTATGAAAAGCATGGTAGGCGCGGCGTTGTCTGCATGCATGCTGGCAGGTACAGGCATGGCACAGGCTGCCACATACAACTTTAATTTCCCAAGCTACAGTTCCAATGTGGTGAGTTCTGTCGGTGCTCTGTCTGCAACAGATATCGGCTATTTCTGGTCTGTTTCACATGGTGATCAAGTGAGTGAAACGTTTAGCGGGTCAGGCCTGTTTGGCGCAACGAGTTTGGACCTGGAGTTGAATATCACTCAGAATGTATTGTCACAAGGCGCGTCAGTGGATTGGGATGTGCTGGTCAATGGTGTGGATGTTGGTGATTGGACCTGGACGAGCACCAGCGGTACCGGCATGACATACCTGAGCTATACCTTTGCAGCAATCTCTGGCGAATTCAATTCGCTGGCACTGATTGTGAAAAATGAAGTGCCTGCTGGTCTGGGCTCTATTGCATTAGGCCTTAATACCGAGGCGACTGTGAGCAACAGCGTGGTGCCTGAACCAGATACCTTAGGCTTTTTGCTGGCAGGCCTGGCGGTCATTTCTTTAGTTCAACGCAAACGTGCTTAA
- the msrP gene encoding protein-methionine-sulfoxide reductase catalytic subunit MsrP, translating into MLLDNNRRNPSGILPSEITPQAIFEQRRTVLKAAGAAAASLWLPSQVQAAQMLDFQKTAYGKEEKLTSFEDVTSYNNYYEFGTGKEDPAREAVLFKPTPWTIKIEGAVKQNKTISIEQLMKLAPLEERIYRMRCVEGWSMVIPWVGLPLKALIDWAQPTGNAKYIEFISYNDPRHMPGARMPVLDWPYIEGLRMDEAMQPLTILAVGLYGKVLPNQNGAPVRLVVPWKYGFKGAKAISTIRFVEHMPHTSWMKASAREYGFYANVNPAVDHPRWTQSSEKRIGSGLFAGRIKTKMFNGYDEVGQLYAGMDLQKNF; encoded by the coding sequence ATGCTACTCGATAACAATCGCCGTAATCCTAGCGGTATTTTGCCCTCTGAGATCACGCCACAAGCCATATTTGAGCAACGCCGCACGGTGCTGAAAGCGGCAGGTGCCGCTGCCGCCAGCCTATGGTTGCCATCACAGGTGCAGGCAGCGCAAATGCTAGACTTTCAAAAGACTGCGTATGGCAAAGAGGAGAAACTGACCAGCTTTGAGGATGTGACCAGTTATAACAATTATTACGAGTTTGGCACTGGCAAGGAGGATCCGGCACGAGAGGCGGTGTTGTTTAAACCCACACCGTGGACGATCAAGATTGAAGGCGCGGTTAAGCAAAACAAAACCATCAGCATTGAGCAGTTGATGAAACTCGCCCCTCTAGAAGAGCGTATTTACCGCATGCGCTGTGTCGAGGGCTGGTCTATGGTGATTCCGTGGGTAGGGTTGCCATTGAAGGCGCTGATTGATTGGGCGCAGCCAACGGGAAATGCCAAATATATTGAGTTTATCTCTTACAACGATCCGCGTCATATGCCGGGTGCCCGTATGCCAGTGCTGGATTGGCCTTATATTGAGGGGCTGCGCATGGATGAAGCCATGCAGCCATTGACGATACTGGCGGTGGGCTTGTATGGCAAGGTGCTGCCTAACCAGAATGGTGCGCCTGTGCGTTTGGTGGTGCCATGGAAATATGGGTTTAAAGGTGCCAAGGCGATTAGTACAATCCGTTTTGTAGAACACATGCCGCATACCAGCTGGATGAAAGCCAGTGCGCGTGAGTATGGCTTTTATGCCAATGTGAATCCGGCGGTGGATCATCCGCGCTGGACGCAGTCCTCAGAAAAACGTATCGGGTCTGGTTTGTTTGCCGGACGTATTAAAACCAAAATGTTTAATGGCTATGATGAAGTAGGGCAGTTATATGCAGGCATGGATTTACAGAAAAACTTCTAA
- a CDS encoding sulfite oxidase heme-binding subunit YedZ gives MQWVAAQPAKTLIQRLKVLIWLGAFIPVSRLIYLGFTDGLGANPVEFIERSTGTWALVFLLLSLGITPLRYLTQQAWLIAARRLLGLWMFAYACLHVTTYLWLDYQFDWADIVKDVVKHPYVLVGAAALLLTLPLAATSNQRAIKALKQRWKSLHKLVYVIGVLVLLHFWWLVKKDVTEPVIYSLVFALLIILRWPVFIKNRKS, from the coding sequence ATGCAATGGGTAGCTGCGCAACCCGCAAAAACCTTGATTCAACGGCTGAAAGTCTTGATCTGGTTGGGGGCATTTATTCCTGTCTCACGCTTGATTTATCTGGGGTTCACTGACGGGCTTGGCGCAAATCCGGTCGAGTTTATTGAACGTTCTACGGGCACATGGGCGCTGGTGTTTTTATTGCTCTCACTTGGCATCACGCCACTGCGCTATCTCACGCAACAAGCTTGGCTGATCGCGGCCCGTCGCTTGCTTGGGTTGTGGATGTTTGCTTATGCCTGCCTGCATGTGACGACTTATCTCTGGCTCGACTACCAGTTTGATTGGGCTGACATTGTCAAAGATGTCGTCAAACATCCTTATGTCTTAGTGGGGGCAGCCGCTTTGTTGCTGACCTTGCCGCTGGCCGCCACGTCTAACCAGCGTGCAATAAAAGCCCTCAAGCAACGCTGGAAAAGCCTGCATAAACTGGTCTATGTGATTGGCGTGCTGGTGTTGCTGCATTTCTGGTGGCTGGTCAAAAAAGATGTGACTGAGCCAGTGATTTACAGCCTGGTATTTGCGCTGTTAATCATACTTCGCTGGCCTGTTTTTATAAAAAATAGAAAAAGTTAG
- a CDS encoding DoxX family protein, translating to MIQHFVGNYQSQTDFLNTVKTGLQFAFPFNLLPAEVSCNLVMTFELVVAVALLLGLFTRFFRLSLLRMLSPLVTKGAGKWGFDRLLSHLCDGRR from the coding sequence TTGATTCAACATTTCGTTGGCAATTATCAATCGCAGACTGATTTTCTGAACACGGTCAAAACGGGTTTGCAGTTTGCTTTTCCGTTTAATTTGTTGCCTGCAGAAGTCAGCTGTAACCTGGTCATGACTTTTGAATTGGTCGTTGCCGTGGCCTTGCTATTGGGACTGTTCACGCGTTTTTTCAGACTTAGCCTGCTGCGGATGTTGTCACCTTTGGTGACAAAAGGCGCCGGAAAGTGGGGTTTTGACCGCCTATTGTCACATCTATGTGACGGTCGCCGATGA
- a CDS encoding bifunctional diguanylate cyclase/phosphodiesterase, with protein sequence MSIVNLEPNALALALAGQPLSASCSLEATASLSTSIDLSARSDLSRAFEQWRALVDDSGFYIAAETDHLGNCQSVLVCHTLESGCDLWACLPRITHAPIQSILTQPSPEITQRTIQIACHDSQCRWLECSVHYFSLASGEPRSLLLVRETTHEQQALLVFQQEKLRAIAYERFQFSILELILKEQDAVRILEKMVRDIEAMHEEVYCALVLTQNLGKLVQTVIAPSLPHALLQTLRQLHLEAGNGSLATAIAIKQRVIVENVMTHPYWGNHREAALASGVQAGWSEPILTADGEVLGAFAIYYRQPQTPSALEQSMIEQATKLMSLVIDRHLSQESIQSLSYLEPVTGLPNRKRVYEVLQQLRAQPATGEHRGVVYIDLDHFKWINEAHGHAAGNSLLQQVAERLQKIAEPHFIACMGGDEFLVLLSGLAASSDKALQQVLSAQRKLQKVFERPFKIGSQKLSITASMGLCSFNDISIGDTDYVKAADIAMHKAKQGGRNHACVYQPGMQTEIATQVMLETELREAIVQQQLRLHYQVQVDHTGRPFGAEVLLRWLHPERGLISPLQFIAVAETSGLIIEIGMWVLDQACAQIALWQQSLNTRELSLSVNISARQFCQANFVAMVKACIQRHQINPNALRLELTESVLLENVDDAVRIMAELSQLGIQFSLDDFGTGYSSLQYLKKLPLYQLKIDRSFVNDIVTDSHDRTIVRTIIAMAQSMYLSVIAEGVETQEQMELLLNNGCRRYQGFLFGKPMPIEQFNDWLQGALV encoded by the coding sequence ATGTCTATAGTAAATCTCGAGCCCAATGCATTGGCATTGGCATTGGCAGGTCAGCCCTTGAGCGCTTCATGCAGTTTGGAGGCTACAGCGAGTTTGAGCACTTCGATTGACCTGAGTGCTCGTTCTGACTTAAGTCGCGCCTTTGAACAATGGCGCGCGCTGGTCGATGATTCCGGTTTTTATATTGCAGCAGAGACGGATCATCTTGGCAATTGCCAGTCTGTGCTGGTCTGTCATACACTTGAGTCTGGCTGTGACTTGTGGGCCTGCCTGCCACGCATCACACATGCACCGATTCAATCCATCCTCACCCAGCCCTCGCCCGAAATCACTCAGCGTACCATACAGATTGCCTGCCATGATAGCCAGTGCCGCTGGCTGGAATGCAGTGTGCATTATTTTAGCCTGGCCTCAGGCGAGCCACGCAGCCTGTTGCTGGTACGAGAGACGACACATGAGCAACAGGCTCTACTGGTGTTTCAACAAGAGAAGTTACGCGCGATTGCCTATGAGCGCTTCCAGTTTTCAATTCTGGAGTTAATCTTAAAAGAACAAGATGCCGTCAGGATTTTAGAAAAAATGGTGCGTGATATTGAGGCCATGCACGAAGAGGTGTATTGCGCGCTGGTGCTGACGCAAAACCTGGGCAAGCTGGTGCAGACGGTGATTGCGCCCTCGTTGCCGCACGCATTGCTGCAAACATTGCGCCAACTGCATCTGGAGGCGGGCAATGGCTCGCTGGCAACCGCCATCGCGATTAAGCAGCGGGTGATCGTTGAAAATGTGATGACGCATCCTTATTGGGGCAATCATCGTGAGGCAGCATTGGCCTCGGGCGTACAGGCCGGTTGGTCTGAGCCTATTTTAACCGCTGATGGTGAGGTGCTGGGGGCGTTTGCGATCTATTATCGCCAGCCACAAACCCCAAGTGCGCTTGAGCAGTCCATGATCGAGCAAGCAACTAAATTGATGAGCCTGGTGATTGATAGGCACTTGTCACAAGAGTCGATTCAAAGCTTGTCTTACCTGGAACCTGTGACTGGCTTGCCTAATCGCAAAAGGGTATATGAGGTGTTGCAGCAATTGCGCGCGCAGCCTGCAACAGGTGAACATAGGGGCGTGGTGTATATCGACCTCGATCATTTTAAATGGATTAATGAGGCGCATGGCCATGCAGCAGGCAATAGCTTGTTGCAGCAAGTTGCTGAACGCTTGCAAAAAATCGCCGAGCCACACTTTATTGCCTGTATGGGCGGCGACGAGTTTCTGGTGTTGCTTTCCGGCCTCGCCGCATCTTCGGACAAAGCCTTGCAGCAGGTATTGTCCGCGCAGCGTAAACTGCAAAAAGTCTTTGAGCGCCCGTTTAAAATAGGTAGCCAAAAGCTGTCTATTACGGCCAGCATGGGTTTATGCAGCTTTAATGATATCAGCATAGGGGATACCGACTATGTGAAAGCGGCTGATATTGCCATGCATAAAGCCAAGCAGGGCGGGCGCAATCATGCCTGCGTCTATCAGCCAGGCATGCAGACTGAAATTGCGACACAGGTCATGCTTGAAACTGAGTTGCGTGAAGCCATCGTGCAACAACAGCTGCGCTTGCATTACCAAGTGCAGGTGGATCACACCGGTCGGCCATTTGGGGCAGAGGTCTTGTTAAGATGGCTGCATCCGGAACGCGGCTTGATCTCGCCATTGCAATTTATCGCCGTGGCCGAAACCAGCGGCCTGATTATTGAAATCGGTATGTGGGTGCTAGATCAGGCTTGTGCACAGATTGCATTGTGGCAACAATCATTAAACACCCGCGAACTGAGTTTATCCGTCAATATCAGTGCGCGCCAATTTTGCCAGGCCAATTTTGTGGCCATGGTCAAAGCCTGTATTCAGCGCCATCAGATTAATCCGAATGCCTTGCGTTTAGAGCTCACCGAAAGCGTTTTATTGGAAAATGTGGATGATGCAGTGCGCATCATGGCCGAACTCAGCCAATTGGGCATTCAATTTTCGCTCGATGACTTTGGTACTGGCTATTCATCGTTGCAGTATTTGAAAAAGCTACCGTTGTATCAACTCAAAATTGACCGTTCGTTCGTCAATGATATTGTCACCGATAGCCACGATCGCACGATTGTGCGCACCATTATTGCCATGGCACAGAGCATGTACCTCAGCGTGATTGCAGAAGGGGTAGAAACACAAGAGCAGATGGAACTGTTATTGAATAATGGCTGCCGTCGCTATCAAGGCTTTTTGTTTGGCAAACCCATGCCCATAGAGCAGTTTAACGACTGGTTGCAAGGCGCGCTGGTTTAA
- a CDS encoding flagellar motor protein MotB — protein MYRRRKLDEDDESHERWLISYADFITLLFAFFVVMYATSTINLNKYRVLSSSVVTAFQGKPGEVDAPEAQTQATLQNQSAVLKPLPLSYLYQEKKLRDQEKVRAIGQQVANALTPWIDQKLITVYQSDLGIEVDIQSSLLFNHNQTTYTAQALAVLSALSAQLKNEYRTIQVEGHSDKQLFSGQADADTKRWELTAAQAAHIAASLVAQGIASKQLTAIGMAETKPVSSSDNALAQAMNTRMTIRVLTAESSAQQTSNVANRQELAAAIAEAAPSIEAVPAEAVPATLPAAASSETAP, from the coding sequence ATGTACAGGCGCCGCAAGCTGGATGAAGACGATGAAAGCCACGAACGCTGGTTGATTTCTTACGCCGACTTTATCACCCTGCTATTTGCATTTTTTGTGGTGATGTATGCCACCTCGACCATTAACCTGAATAAGTACCGTGTACTGTCAAGCTCGGTGGTGACGGCGTTTCAAGGCAAGCCTGGTGAGGTCGACGCACCAGAAGCGCAAACACAAGCCACCTTGCAAAACCAGAGCGCAGTGCTTAAACCGCTGCCATTAAGCTATTTGTATCAAGAGAAAAAGCTGCGCGACCAGGAAAAGGTACGTGCTATCGGCCAGCAAGTCGCTAATGCCCTCACGCCCTGGATTGATCAAAAGCTGATCACGGTGTATCAGTCTGACTTAGGCATTGAGGTCGACATTCAAAGCAGTCTGCTGTTTAACCACAACCAGACCACTTATACCGCGCAAGCGCTAGCCGTATTAAGCGCGCTAAGTGCACAACTTAAAAATGAATATCGCACCATACAGGTCGAAGGCCACAGCGATAAACAGCTATTTAGTGGCCAGGCCGATGCCGACACCAAACGCTGGGAATTAACCGCCGCGCAAGCCGCCCATATTGCTGCCAGCCTGGTGGCGCAAGGCATTGCCAGTAAACAATTGACCGCGATAGGCATGGCAGAGACCAAACCAGTTTCTAGTAGTGACAACGCGCTGGCGCAAGCGATGAATACCCGCATGACGATACGTGTGTTAACGGCTGAAAGCAGCGCGCAACAAACCAGCAATGTTGCCAACCGGCAAGAACTCGCCGCCGCAATCGCAGAGGCCGCGCCATCAATTGAGGCTGTACCTGCTGAGGCTGTACCCGCTACATTGCCAGCAGCAGCGTCCAGCGAAACCGCACCTTAA
- a CDS encoding flagellar motor protein, with protein sequence MDWGSIAGLVIALAGLVFGQVIDGGRLNSLMQPAAFAVVILGTTGAVLLQTEFKLFIRGLRMLRLVFVHPQDDRKKLAIKINQWSLQARKESVLSLESYIKREQDPFVRKGLQLLVDGTPADRIREVCAIDMYYYELQEREAAKIWSAAGGYAPTVGILGAVLGLIHVMENLSDPAKIGSGIAVAFVATIYGVALANLVFLPISNKLKGHVQHEMSRREMLLNAWVSIARGDNPKLVTERLESYLHLRES encoded by the coding sequence ATGGATTGGGGTAGTATCGCCGGGCTTGTCATTGCCCTCGCCGGGCTTGTATTTGGGCAAGTGATTGACGGTGGTCGTCTTAATTCTCTGATGCAACCGGCTGCGTTTGCGGTGGTGATTTTAGGCACCACGGGTGCCGTGTTGTTGCAAACCGAATTCAAGCTGTTTATAAGAGGCTTGCGCATGCTGCGCCTGGTGTTTGTACACCCGCAGGACGACAGAAAAAAACTCGCCATTAAAATCAATCAATGGAGCCTGCAGGCACGCAAAGAAAGCGTGTTGTCGCTGGAGAGCTACATCAAACGCGAGCAGGATCCGTTTGTACGCAAAGGGTTGCAATTGCTGGTTGACGGCACCCCTGCCGACCGCATTCGCGAAGTGTGTGCGATTGATATGTATTACTATGAGCTGCAAGAACGCGAAGCGGCCAAAATCTGGTCGGCTGCCGGTGGCTATGCACCAACCGTCGGCATTTTGGGCGCAGTATTGGGCCTGATCCACGTCATGGAAAACCTGTCGGACCCGGCTAAAATCGGTAGTGGCATTGCGGTGGCTTTTGTCGCCACCATTTACGGCGTAGCGTTAGCCAACCTGGTTTTTTTGCCGATTTCTAACAAATTAAAAGGCCATGTGCAGCACGAAATGTCCAGGCGCGAGATGTTGCTCAATGCCTGGGTGTCGATTGCCCGTGGCGATAACCCCAAACTGGTCACCGAGCGCCTTGAGTCGTACCTGCATTTGCGGGAGTCGTAA